The following proteins are co-located in the Thermococcus alcaliphilus genome:
- a CDS encoding DUF835 domain-containing protein produces the protein MYMNLYGVLAGSILAAIGIALSIRAFYYYKNIEEPGKNLARNFLISTSLFTAGSLGVVIDSLTEIQLWFVMAIFYTLSYIILVSSVLYYLNALSPQEVKPRKYPEKISLSPITGAYVFKKPASPHALTFLSRHSNGLLVVSRAQKELWIRKYQLEPDKFIWLSRLEKEGAGDPTKLHVIQDAILRFLREKGGKAVVYFEGIEYLILYNDFSSVAKFLFSLKDYVISNESMLILYLPPNVLDKTQETTLLKEFQEKREEELIKEVSQKLFAALLEGENHASGESKEE, from the coding sequence ATGTACATGAATCTCTATGGAGTACTAGCGGGTTCAATTCTTGCAGCAATAGGAATAGCCCTCAGCATAAGAGCGTTCTATTACTACAAAAACATCGAGGAGCCGGGGAAAAACTTAGCTAGAAACTTTTTAATTTCCACCTCCCTTTTCACCGCGGGCTCACTTGGGGTTGTGATCGATTCTCTAACTGAAATCCAGTTATGGTTTGTAATGGCAATTTTCTACACCCTCTCTTACATAATTTTGGTTTCATCCGTTCTCTACTATCTCAATGCTCTAAGCCCCCAAGAAGTAAAACCAAGAAAATACCCAGAAAAAATATCGCTTTCACCAATAACTGGGGCATATGTGTTTAAAAAGCCGGCAAGCCCTCATGCTCTGACATTTTTGTCGAGACATTCAAACGGACTCCTTGTTGTGAGCAGGGCTCAAAAGGAGTTATGGATAAGAAAGTACCAGCTGGAGCCGGATAAGTTTATATGGCTGAGCAGATTAGAGAAAGAAGGTGCAGGAGATCCTACAAAGCTCCACGTTATTCAAGATGCTATTTTAAGGTTCTTGAGAGAAAAAGGTGGAAAAGCAGTTGTGTATTTCGAGGGAATTGAGTATCTAATCCTCTACAACGACTTTTCTTCCGTTGCAAAGTTTTTGTTCTCGTTGAAGGATTACGTAATCTCCAACGAGTCAATGCTAATCTTATATTTGCCTCCAAACGTCCTAGACAAAACTCAAGAGACAACACTCTTGAAAGAGTTTCAGGAAAAGAGGGAAGAGGAGCTCATTAAAGAGGTTTCCCAAAAATTGTTCGCGGCACTGCTAGAGGGAGAAAACCATGCCAGCGGTGAGAGTAAAGAAGAGTGA
- the taw22 gene encoding tRNA (guanine(37)-N1)/4-demethylwyosine(37)-methyltransferase Taw22 — MPAVRVKKSEAEEAKRILKRVGIYDGKRRPRREEENILFPITDPEKAKNLGFEVVDIELPFRPERQIYKNLESILKDKFTKEELNFLRRYDVIGDIAIIQIPPEIEHREKEIVEALLKVHPFLKVIAKKGFHRGVFRIRDYSIIWGEKRLTTVHKENGVKIKVDLSKAFFNPRMKGERYRLAQLVRDGERVLLMFAGILPYALVIARYKNAKITAVELNEDAVKLGIENVQLNRDKLKGSIEIIKGNVFDVVPKLGTFDRVISPTPKGVDALRLALEKAEKWVHYYDFVHESKIEDFKERIISQCRELGKECNVRIKKVSDYKPYVFKVCADIELL; from the coding sequence ATGCCAGCGGTGAGAGTAAAGAAGAGTGAAGCAGAAGAGGCAAAGAGGATTCTTAAGCGAGTGGGGATTTATGATGGAAAGAGAAGACCAAGAAGAGAGGAAGAAAACATTCTCTTTCCTATAACAGACCCAGAGAAAGCCAAAAATCTTGGATTTGAGGTTGTAGATATTGAGCTTCCTTTCAGACCAGAGAGACAAATTTACAAAAACCTTGAGAGCATCTTAAAGGACAAGTTTACTAAAGAGGAGCTAAACTTCCTCAGGCGTTACGATGTCATAGGGGACATAGCGATAATTCAAATCCCGCCGGAAATAGAGCACAGAGAAAAGGAGATAGTTGAGGCATTGCTTAAGGTGCATCCATTTCTAAAGGTGATAGCGAAGAAAGGATTCCACAGAGGTGTCTTCAGGATAAGGGACTATTCAATAATATGGGGAGAAAAGAGACTCACAACAGTGCACAAAGAAAACGGTGTAAAAATTAAAGTTGACCTAAGCAAAGCCTTCTTCAACCCCAGAATGAAGGGAGAGAGGTACAGATTGGCTCAACTTGTAAGAGATGGGGAGAGAGTTCTCTTGATGTTTGCCGGAATTCTACCCTATGCCCTCGTGATTGCAAGATACAAAAACGCTAAAATAACAGCCGTAGAGTTAAACGAAGATGCCGTAAAGCTCGGCATTGAAAACGTTCAGTTAAACAGGGATAAACTCAAGGGTAGCATAGAGATCATCAAAGGGAATGTATTTGACGTTGTTCCAAAGCTTGGGACTTTTGATAGGGTTATAAGCCCAACCCCAAAAGGTGTTGATGCTCTCCGCTTGGCACTTGAGAAAGCCGAAAAGTGGGTTCATTACTATGATTTTGTTCACGAAAGCAAAATAGAGGACTTTAAAGAAAGAATTATCTCCCAGTGCAGAGAGCTCGGAAAGGAATGTAATGTAAGGATAAAGAAAGTCTCCGACTACAAACCCTATGTCTTTAAGGTCTGTGCCGATATCGAACTTCTTTGA
- a CDS encoding ribose-phosphate diphosphokinase → MKVVLGSGAYHMAEEVKMKASKYSKEVLDVEIKKFPDGEKYVRILGEGKEAVVVQSTFNPQDERLIELLLLGDALKEKGFEHLKAVVPYLAYSRQDRVTKEGEPISVRAVMKALGIYYDELYVFDLHNPKTLEYFPGKAVNLSPARAIAEYFGEKLGDGLVLAPDKGALERAKAVAELLGLEFSYFEKKRISPTEVQMTPVEVDVKGKNVLIVDDIISTGGTMVKAANILREMGAGKIFVVATHGVFAEGAIERVSKAVDELAVTNTIPTPVSKISLVEDILRL, encoded by the coding sequence ATGAAAGTAGTGCTGGGAAGTGGGGCTTATCACATGGCCGAAGAGGTTAAGATGAAGGCAAGCAAATACAGCAAGGAAGTTTTGGATGTGGAGATAAAGAAGTTCCCCGATGGGGAAAAGTACGTAAGGATTCTTGGAGAGGGAAAGGAAGCTGTTGTTGTTCAATCTACCTTTAATCCCCAAGATGAGCGCCTTATTGAGCTACTCCTCCTAGGAGATGCACTTAAAGAGAAAGGATTTGAGCATCTTAAGGCAGTGGTGCCATATTTGGCTTATTCGAGGCAGGATAGAGTTACCAAAGAAGGAGAGCCGATAAGCGTTAGAGCAGTTATGAAGGCTCTTGGTATCTATTATGATGAGCTTTATGTCTTTGACCTTCATAATCCAAAAACTCTGGAATACTTCCCGGGGAAGGCAGTTAACTTAAGCCCTGCCAGAGCTATAGCCGAGTACTTTGGGGAAAAGCTTGGTGACGGGTTAGTTTTAGCTCCGGACAAGGGTGCATTGGAGAGGGCAAAGGCTGTTGCGGAGCTTCTTGGTTTAGAGTTTAGCTACTTCGAGAAGAAGCGCATCTCTCCAACTGAAGTTCAGATGACCCCGGTGGAAGTTGACGTGAAAGGGAAAAACGTGCTCATAGTGGATGACATCATAAGCACTGGGGGCACTATGGTAAAGGCCGCTAACATACTACGGGAGATGGGCGCTGGAAAAATATTTGTTGTTGCAACCCATGGGGTCTTTGCTGAAGGGGCTATTGAGAGAGTTAGCAAAGCAGTTGATGAACTTGCCGTGACCAATACTATACCCACTCCAGTTTCGAAGATAAGTCTTGTGGAAGACATTTTGAGACTTTAA
- a CDS encoding DUF1614 domain-containing protein: MRRYFFLPLTLPFLILLIFLLPILFILFAGTITLAFQKLGLPLPVAFTLFWASLIGSFINIPVKEIRSYGPIVRVAKVSFFGITYPVPYVDWGEQKTIVSVNVGGALVPLSVVLYEVLRLIVLEQNDLLIRVGVAVLISMIISKAFSRPVKGLGIAIPTFVPPLVAALLALTIGAPNRPLVAYTSGTMGVLIGADLLNWDKLKDLGAPMVSIGGAGTFDGIFLAGVIAVLLV; encoded by the coding sequence GTGAGGAGATACTTTTTTCTACCTCTGACCTTGCCTTTCTTAATTCTCTTGATTTTCTTGTTGCCTATCCTTTTCATACTCTTTGCAGGTACAATAACACTGGCATTTCAAAAGTTGGGACTTCCTCTTCCTGTTGCCTTTACGCTGTTTTGGGCTTCATTAATAGGAAGCTTCATCAACATTCCGGTTAAGGAGATCAGAAGCTATGGGCCAATTGTTAGAGTTGCCAAAGTGTCGTTTTTTGGCATTACTTATCCCGTTCCATACGTTGACTGGGGTGAGCAAAAAACAATAGTGAGTGTTAACGTTGGGGGAGCTCTTGTTCCCCTAAGTGTGGTTCTCTACGAGGTATTGAGGCTTATAGTCCTTGAACAAAATGATCTTTTGATTAGAGTAGGAGTTGCTGTTCTTATCTCGATGATAATTAGCAAAGCCTTTTCAAGACCTGTGAAAGGATTGGGTATAGCGATTCCTACTTTTGTTCCTCCATTAGTCGCTGCTCTCCTTGCCCTCACCATAGGGGCTCCAAACAGACCGTTGGTGGCATATACAAGCGGTACAATGGGTGTCCTCATAGGAGCTGATCTGTTAAACTGGGACAAGCTCAAAGATCTCGGAGCTCCAATGGTTAGCATAGGCGGTGCTGGTACTTTTGATGGTATTTTTCTTGCTGGAGTTATTGCGGTTTTGCTGGTATGA
- a CDS encoding replication factor C small subunit, producing the protein MAEEVKEVKEVKILEKPWVEKYRPERLDDIVGQDHIVKRLKHYVKTGSMPHLLFAGPPGTGKTTSALCLARELFGEHWRHNFLELNASDERGINVIREKVKEFARTKPIGGASFKIIFLDEADALTQDAQQALRRTMEMFSSNVRFILSCNYSSKIIEPIQSRCAIFRFRPLKDEDIAKRLKYIAENEGLELTEEGLQAILYVAEGDLRRAINVLQAAAALDVKITDENVFLVASRARPEDVREMMLLALEGNFLKARDKLREILLKQGLSGEDVLIQMHKEVFNLPISEPKKVALADKIGEYNFRLVEGANEMIQLEALLAQFTLLGKD; encoded by the coding sequence ATGGCTGAAGAAGTAAAAGAGGTTAAGGAAGTTAAAATTCTTGAAAAACCGTGGGTTGAGAAGTATAGGCCTGAGAGGCTTGACGACATTGTAGGGCAAGATCACATAGTGAAGAGGCTTAAGCACTATGTTAAAACCGGCTCGATGCCGCATCTTCTCTTTGCAGGCCCACCTGGGACGGGAAAAACGACAAGTGCTCTTTGTTTAGCTAGAGAGTTATTTGGGGAGCACTGGAGGCACAACTTTCTCGAATTGAACGCGAGCGATGAAAGAGGTATAAACGTTATCCGTGAGAAGGTAAAGGAGTTTGCAAGGACAAAGCCGATAGGAGGTGCAAGCTTTAAGATAATCTTCCTTGATGAAGCCGACGCTTTAACCCAAGATGCCCAGCAAGCCTTGAGGAGAACCATGGAGATGTTTTCTAGCAACGTTAGATTTATCTTGAGCTGCAACTATTCATCCAAAATCATAGAACCCATTCAATCAAGATGTGCGATTTTCCGCTTTAGACCGTTAAAAGATGAAGATATTGCAAAGAGGTTAAAATACATAGCTGAAAACGAAGGGCTCGAGCTAACCGAGGAAGGTCTTCAAGCGATACTCTACGTGGCTGAAGGTGACTTAAGGAGGGCAATAAACGTTCTCCAGGCTGCAGCTGCCCTAGATGTCAAAATAACCGATGAAAACGTATTTTTGGTTGCAAGCAGGGCCAGACCAGAAGATGTTAGGGAAATGATGCTTTTAGCGTTAGAAGGCAACTTCCTCAAAGCTAGGGACAAGCTTAGGGAGATACTTCTAAAGCAAGGTTTAAGCGGAGAAGACGTTTTGATTCAGATGCACAAAGAGGTGTTCAATCTTCCAATAAGTGAGCCGAAGAAGGTTGCCTTGGCTGATAAAATAGGAGAGTACAACTTCAGGCTTGTTGAGGGAGCAAATGAAATGATTCAGCTTGAAGCTCTCTTGGCTCAGTTCACACTGCTTGGCAAGGATTAG
- a CDS encoding replication factor C large subunit yields the protein MLPWVEKYRARRLVEIVNQEKALEKVKAWIESWFHGTPKKKALLLAGPPGSGKTTTVYALANEYKFEVIELNASDDRTFGKIERYLNAAYTMDVFGRRRKLIFLDEADNIEPSGAREIAKLIDKARNPIIMSANRYWEVPLEIRNKAEIVEYKRLSQRDILKALFRIVKAEGIFVPKEVLQEIAKRARGDLRAAINDLQNIVSGGVEDAELVLAYRDVEKSIFEALGMIFATDNAKRAKMALMNLDNTPDEVLLWIEENIPYVYYKPEDIARAYEAISRADIYLGRATRTGNYGLWKYAIDMMTAGVAVAGVKKKGFLRFYPPKTLKMLRDTKEERSIRDSIVKKIMKEMHMSKLEAIETMQIFKAIFVNNPDVAAHIAVFLDLGDKEIEFLTEDKEKVAKIKGKMLAIHRKLKETKTELEVRIETIEAETIDEEEISEEGPEEEEVEEVEEEIGEEKEAEEKPEEKKEKKGKQATLFDFLKK from the coding sequence ATGCTGCCATGGGTTGAAAAGTATAGGGCAAGAAGGCTCGTGGAGATAGTAAATCAAGAGAAAGCGTTGGAGAAGGTTAAAGCATGGATTGAAAGTTGGTTTCATGGAACGCCCAAGAAAAAAGCTCTCCTCCTTGCCGGTCCCCCTGGTAGCGGGAAGACTACCACAGTTTACGCTCTAGCTAATGAGTATAAATTTGAGGTAATTGAGCTCAACGCAAGCGATGACAGAACTTTTGGTAAAATAGAGCGCTACCTCAATGCCGCCTATACAATGGATGTCTTTGGAAGGAGGAGAAAGCTGATCTTTCTTGATGAGGCGGATAACATAGAGCCTTCGGGGGCAAGAGAGATAGCGAAGCTCATAGACAAGGCGAGGAATCCCATAATAATGTCCGCCAACAGATACTGGGAGGTACCATTGGAGATAAGAAACAAAGCAGAAATAGTGGAGTACAAGCGTTTAAGCCAGAGGGATATTTTAAAGGCTCTCTTTAGGATTGTAAAAGCGGAGGGTATTTTCGTTCCTAAAGAAGTCCTGCAGGAAATTGCAAAAAGGGCTAGGGGAGACTTAAGGGCAGCAATAAATGACCTCCAGAATATCGTAAGCGGCGGCGTTGAAGATGCCGAGCTTGTTCTGGCATATAGGGATGTTGAGAAGTCGATTTTTGAAGCTCTAGGCATGATATTTGCCACAGATAATGCAAAAAGGGCAAAAATGGCCCTCATGAACCTTGACAATACCCCAGATGAAGTTCTTCTCTGGATTGAAGAAAACATTCCCTATGTGTATTACAAGCCAGAGGACATTGCGAGGGCATATGAGGCCATAAGCAGAGCCGATATATACCTTGGAAGGGCAACAAGAACAGGGAACTACGGTTTGTGGAAGTATGCAATAGACATGATGACCGCCGGAGTTGCGGTTGCCGGTGTGAAGAAAAAAGGCTTCTTGCGCTTCTACCCACCAAAAACCCTTAAAATGCTCAGGGATACCAAGGAAGAGCGCTCTATTAGGGACTCCATAGTGAAGAAGATAATGAAGGAAATGCACATGAGCAAACTTGAGGCAATTGAAACAATGCAGATATTCAAAGCCATATTTGTTAACAACCCGGATGTTGCAGCTCATATAGCAGTTTTTCTCGACTTAGGGGATAAGGAGATTGAGTTCCTTACTGAGGATAAAGAAAAGGTGGCAAAGATCAAAGGGAAGATGCTGGCCATTCATAGAAAGTTGAAGGAAACGAAAACGGAGCTTGAAGTGAGAATTGAAACAATTGAAGCTGAGACTATAGATGAAGAAGAAATCAGTGAAGAAGGGCCAGAGGAAGAAGAGGTTGAAGAAGTTGAAGAAGAAATAGGGGAAGAAAAAGAAGCTGAAGAAAAGCCCGAGGAAAAGAAAGAGAAGAAAGGCAAACAGGCAACTCTATTTGATTTCCTGAAGAAGTGA
- the moaA gene encoding GTP 3',8-cyclase MoaA, with amino-acid sequence MVLVDRFGRPVTNLRISLTNECNLNCFYCHREGQTLSFQEMKPEEIERIVRIASQLGIKKVKLTGGEPTIRKDIVEIVRRIRPYVEDLSMTTNGTTMKLLAEPLKEAGLDRVNISLDTLDRKKYKSITGFDVLPQVLEGIEKAVKLFYPVKLNMVVMKGLNDGEIWDMINYAAQKNAILQLIEIEVPREMEDSWFFKKYFYPLKPLEEKFEEIAMDVKERRMHRRKKYFIPTDYGIAEVEVVRSMHNTIFCANCTRIRLTSTGHLKTCLLRRDDLVDILTPIRNNASDEELIEIFKKAILMREPYWK; translated from the coding sequence ATGGTTTTAGTGGATCGCTTTGGAAGACCGGTGACAAATCTGAGAATTTCTCTCACAAATGAGTGCAACTTAAACTGCTTCTACTGCCACAGAGAGGGGCAAACCCTCAGCTTCCAAGAGATGAAACCAGAAGAAATAGAAAGAATAGTCAGAATAGCGTCCCAGCTTGGCATAAAAAAGGTCAAGCTAACTGGAGGGGAGCCGACTATTAGAAAAGATATCGTTGAGATAGTGAGGAGAATACGGCCTTACGTTGAAGACCTATCTATGACCACCAACGGAACAACAATGAAGCTACTGGCAGAGCCATTAAAAGAAGCTGGACTCGATAGAGTAAACATAAGTCTCGATACCCTTGACAGAAAAAAATATAAATCTATTACAGGATTTGACGTGCTTCCCCAAGTTCTTGAAGGAATCGAGAAAGCCGTCAAGCTCTTTTATCCAGTTAAGCTTAACATGGTTGTCATGAAAGGTCTCAACGACGGGGAGATATGGGATATGATAAACTACGCTGCCCAGAAAAACGCCATTCTTCAGCTAATTGAAATCGAAGTCCCAAGGGAGATGGAGGACTCATGGTTTTTCAAAAAGTATTTTTATCCGCTAAAACCTCTGGAAGAGAAATTTGAGGAGATCGCGATGGATGTAAAGGAAAGACGAATGCACAGGAGAAAGAAATACTTTATTCCCACAGACTACGGCATCGCCGAGGTTGAAGTCGTTAGGTCAATGCACAACACAATATTCTGTGCAAACTGCACTAGGATAAGGCTCACTTCAACGGGCCATTTAAAGACCTGCCTCTTGAGAAGGGATGACCTCGTAGATATCCTAACTCCAATAAGGAACAACGCCTCCGATGAGGAACTTATTGAAATTTTTAAAAAGGCTATTCTCATGCGGGAGCCCTATTGGAAATGA
- a CDS encoding ASCH domain-containing protein, with protein sequence MRGLIVKEPFASWIVEGKKIWEIRKSSTKIRGEVYIINKGFAIGKAELVDVLGPFTPEELKEHKEKHLAEYEFLKDYSNGKRLYAWVFKNPVKFEKPLEVIMPKGAQIWVNIRGFKE encoded by the coding sequence ATGAGAGGATTAATAGTCAAAGAGCCATTTGCTTCTTGGATTGTGGAAGGAAAGAAGATATGGGAAATTAGAAAGAGCTCTACCAAGATTAGGGGAGAGGTCTACATTATAAACAAGGGTTTTGCAATAGGAAAAGCTGAACTTGTGGATGTTCTGGGGCCTTTCACACCCGAGGAATTAAAAGAACATAAAGAAAAGCATCTAGCAGAATATGAGTTCCTAAAGGACTATTCAAACGGTAAGAGACTTTACGCGTGGGTTTTCAAAAACCCAGTAAAGTTTGAGAAGCCATTGGAGGTTATAATGCCTAAAGGTGCTCAAATATGGGTTAATATCAGGGGGTTCAAGGAGTGA
- a CDS encoding MBL fold metallo-hydrolase — MKIIWYGHACFWIEINGVKILIDPYEYVNDDAIDGIDYILVTHEHIDHYGKTPLLARLRDATVIGPKPVYLMAISDGITKVMEIEGGQEIELENGVKVKAIFMEHPSSQYPVGYIISNEQKTLFHPGDTYYSPIFKNFRGKIDVLFVPISGRSTANVREAANIVEVVRPKIVIPMHYGVYSEGNVEELIKELRERRIWVLVKVPEVGKPFEV; from the coding sequence ATGAAGATTATCTGGTATGGTCATGCGTGTTTTTGGATTGAAATAAATGGCGTGAAAATTCTGATAGACCCCTACGAATATGTCAATGACGATGCCATAGATGGCATCGATTACATACTGGTTACCCATGAACACATAGACCACTACGGCAAAACACCCCTTCTGGCGAGACTTAGAGATGCAACTGTAATAGGGCCCAAACCTGTGTATCTAATGGCAATAAGCGATGGAATAACCAAAGTCATGGAGATAGAAGGAGGACAGGAAATAGAACTTGAAAACGGGGTTAAAGTAAAGGCGATATTTATGGAGCACCCCTCAAGCCAGTACCCAGTAGGATACATTATATCCAATGAACAAAAGACACTCTTTCATCCCGGAGATACATATTACAGCCCGATTTTCAAAAATTTCCGGGGCAAAATAGATGTCCTTTTCGTCCCAATAAGCGGAAGGTCAACTGCAAACGTGAGGGAGGCAGCAAACATAGTTGAAGTAGTTCGACCAAAAATAGTAATACCAATGCACTATGGCGTCTACAGTGAAGGAAACGTGGAAGAGCTAATTAAAGAGCTCAGAGAGAGAAGGATATGGGTTCTGGTAAAAGTTCCAGAAGTTGGAAAGCCCTTTGAAGTATAG
- the radB gene encoding DNA repair and recombination protein RadB, giving the protein MLTTGSKSLDELLGGGIGRGVLTQIYGAFATGKTTLAMQVGLLNDGKVAYIDTEGGFSPERLATMAETRGLDKEKILQKFLVFEPFDFKEQKKTVSGLKKIVNEKFSLIVVDSITNHYRIEENKSAVTADLGKQLQILLWLARKYNLGVIVVNQVYFDSKHNLLKPIAEHTLGYKCKDILRLEKLRDGFRIAVLERHRFKPEGGIVYFKITDKGIEDVEKTKSFQKAPESILL; this is encoded by the coding sequence ATGCTAACCACCGGCAGTAAGAGCTTAGACGAATTACTAGGTGGGGGAATAGGCAGAGGTGTATTAACTCAGATATACGGTGCATTTGCTACTGGAAAGACCACTCTAGCAATGCAGGTGGGCCTTTTAAATGATGGAAAAGTTGCATATATAGATACTGAGGGAGGGTTCTCCCCCGAGAGATTAGCCACAATGGCTGAAACCAGAGGACTTGACAAAGAAAAAATCCTCCAGAAGTTTCTCGTATTTGAACCGTTTGACTTCAAAGAGCAGAAAAAAACTGTCTCAGGCCTTAAAAAGATCGTAAATGAAAAATTCTCTCTGATTGTTGTGGATTCAATAACCAACCACTATAGAATAGAGGAAAACAAAAGTGCAGTTACCGCTGACCTCGGAAAGCAACTTCAGATTCTGCTTTGGCTTGCAAGAAAATACAATCTGGGAGTTATTGTTGTAAATCAGGTCTACTTCGACTCAAAGCACAATCTCCTAAAGCCGATAGCAGAGCATACCTTGGGATATAAGTGTAAAGACATCCTCAGATTAGAAAAGCTAAGAGATGGCTTCAGAATTGCAGTTTTAGAGAGACATAGATTCAAACCAGAGGGGGGCATTGTTTACTTTAAAATAACGGATAAAGGAATAGAAGATGTGGAAAAAACTAAATCTTTTCAAAAAGCTCCTGAGTCAATCTTACTATAG
- a CDS encoding Rne/Rng family ribonuclease, which yields MSTNSEVSVRIRGIYSTALTKLLLDEGFKISQPSQKIAERLGIEKVYDEFDVDIQDKKDSHGVVLVGEKVEEVKKVFEEKFLDVFFRKMPYQLYGIYKGIVIKKDERYVYVDIGNAIGTLLIEEFPDAVEGDEVLVQVKKNNLLPHLSVLLTIPGDYAVLIPKPVGTQRHVKISRKIRDQSERERLRILGLSVDLGEWGVLWRTAAAYKDWNLLRDELIKLSKIAEKLKEAEKYSAPAQIVEGRDIYEVEFGGAAKAKLDDIRNTVVPTIEGHHKFKAYDPEFGFAVEIGEGILSKIPSQRKKVSEGFLEALINNKGPKQGWLFRFEHVKPDGQVIKIGPGEVVEVSLNPLKLKVRRNLKPGRFYDGLDLPIEAGDYAITEIEEGKWWFKHSYYDRDGNLKGEYYNICTPVEIYPDRARYVDLEVDIVKWPDGKKEIVDKEELKRHYEDGVISEKLYKAIVRLTQELFEKI from the coding sequence ATGTCTACAAACTCAGAGGTTTCGGTGAGGATTAGAGGGATATACAGCACGGCTTTGACAAAGTTGCTCCTCGATGAAGGCTTTAAGATAAGCCAGCCAAGTCAGAAGATCGCTGAAAGACTAGGCATTGAAAAGGTCTACGATGAGTTCGATGTGGATATTCAAGACAAAAAAGACTCCCATGGTGTGGTGCTGGTTGGAGAAAAAGTTGAAGAAGTTAAGAAGGTTTTTGAGGAGAAGTTTTTAGACGTTTTCTTTAGAAAAATGCCCTACCAGCTTTACGGCATATATAAAGGAATCGTTATCAAAAAGGACGAAAGATATGTGTATGTGGACATAGGGAATGCAATTGGAACTTTGCTAATAGAAGAGTTTCCAGATGCTGTTGAAGGGGACGAGGTGCTTGTTCAGGTCAAGAAAAACAACCTCCTTCCTCATTTGAGTGTCTTACTCACTATACCAGGGGACTATGCAGTGCTTATTCCAAAACCCGTTGGAACCCAGAGACATGTGAAAATATCAAGGAAGATTAGGGATCAATCAGAGAGAGAAAGACTTAGAATACTTGGATTGAGTGTCGATCTTGGAGAATGGGGGGTTTTGTGGAGAACGGCAGCTGCGTATAAAGATTGGAATCTCCTACGGGATGAGCTAATAAAGCTTTCAAAGATCGCTGAAAAGCTGAAAGAGGCTGAAAAATACTCTGCTCCTGCCCAAATAGTTGAGGGCAGAGACATCTACGAGGTTGAATTTGGCGGTGCGGCAAAGGCAAAGCTTGACGACATAAGAAATACGGTAGTCCCTACGATAGAGGGCCATCACAAGTTTAAGGCATATGATCCCGAGTTTGGGTTTGCCGTTGAAATTGGAGAGGGAATTCTAAGCAAGATTCCCTCTCAGAGAAAAAAGGTTAGTGAAGGCTTTTTAGAGGCATTAATCAACAATAAGGGGCCAAAGCAGGGATGGCTTTTCAGGTTTGAGCACGTTAAGCCAGACGGTCAAGTAATCAAGATAGGCCCAGGGGAAGTGGTTGAGGTTTCTCTAAATCCCCTAAAGCTGAAGGTAAGAAGGAATCTAAAACCCGGTAGATTCTATGATGGCTTGGACTTGCCAATAGAAGCTGGGGATTATGCAATAACTGAGATTGAAGAAGGAAAATGGTGGTTTAAGCATAGCTATTATGACAGAGATGGCAACCTAAAGGGAGAATACTACAACATCTGCACCCCAGTTGAAATATATCCAGATAGGGCAAGATACGTTGATTTAGAGGTCGATATCGTAAAGTGGCCTGACGGGAAGAAGGAGATTGTAGACAAAGAAGAACTCAAGAGGCACTACGAAGATGGGGTTATAAGTGAGAAGCTGTACAAGGCTATAGTAAGATTGACTCAGGAGCTTTTTGAAAAGATTTAG